In Phycisphaerae bacterium, the following proteins share a genomic window:
- a CDS encoding antibiotic biosynthesis monooxygenase, with amino-acid sequence MVTIGMNYKVLQGKQEVFESAFRKVIHAMRDMAGHSGSKMYRDIDDALSYVILSEWSDKAAFESFIGSDAFRNVANWGKEQILAGRPTHTYYDH; translated from the coding sequence ATGGTCACGATCGGCATGAACTACAAAGTGCTCCAGGGCAAGCAGGAAGTGTTCGAGAGCGCATTTCGGAAAGTGATCCATGCCATGCGTGACATGGCAGGGCACTCGGGCTCCAAAATGTATCGCGACATTGACGATGCCCTGAGCTATGTCATTCTTTCCGAATGGAGCGACAAGGCCGCCTTCGAATCATTCATCGGCTCAGACGCTTTCCGGAACGTTGCCAACTGGGGCAAGGAACAGATACTCGCCGGTCGGCCGACACATACCTATTATGACCATTGA
- a CDS encoding IS3 family transposase — MINRDRYATRDEARRIIFEWIEVFYNRQRLHSSLGYRSPADYETAA, encoded by the coding sequence CTGATTAACCGGGATCGTTACGCGACACGCGACGAAGCCCGCCGGATCATATTCGAATGGATCGAGGTATTTTACAATCGCCAGCGGCTGCACTCGAGCCTGGGCTATCGGAGCCCGGCCGATTATGAAACTGCCGCATGA
- a CDS encoding HAD family hydrolase yields MELDGIFLDMYGTLTSGDRDAVERVCTEVVRDTGVKLSAHELAIAWGDRFFHFLDFCNGAEFMTLLDVERRTLVDTMAQLGVAMDPEPYCLMLQEYWRSPPLQPDAKAFLESVKFPVCIVSNADHADAEAVVATHGLRVDHIVTSESTRSYKPDRRIFEAALAQTGWRRDRVIHAGDSLHSDVGGAMVAGIRSVWINRSHRIHDIGTHTPDHEFDDLMGLASWRV; encoded by the coding sequence ATGGAACTCGATGGCATTTTTCTCGATATGTACGGCACGCTGACGTCGGGCGACCGCGATGCAGTGGAGCGCGTCTGCACTGAGGTTGTTCGCGACACCGGTGTGAAGCTCTCGGCGCACGAACTGGCTATCGCATGGGGCGACCGATTCTTTCACTTTCTGGATTTCTGCAATGGTGCCGAATTTATGACACTTCTCGATGTAGAGCGCAGGACGCTGGTGGACACGATGGCGCAGCTTGGGGTCGCGATGGATCCGGAGCCGTACTGTCTGATGCTTCAGGAGTATTGGCGGAGCCCGCCGCTTCAGCCGGACGCGAAAGCCTTTCTCGAATCGGTGAAGTTCCCCGTCTGTATCGTATCCAACGCCGACCATGCCGATGCCGAGGCCGTCGTCGCGACGCACGGCCTGCGCGTCGATCACATCGTCACGTCGGAATCGACGCGGTCCTACAAGCCCGATCGGCGCATCTTCGAGGCAGCGCTGGCGCAGACCGGCTGGCGTCGCGACCGCGTCATCCACGCGGGCGATTCGCTGCACAGCGACGTCGGCGGGGCGATGGTCGCGGGCATCCGCAGTGTCTGGATCAATCGATCGCACCGCATTCACGACATCGGTACCCATACGCCGGACCATGAGTTCGATGACCTGATGGGGCTGGCGTCGTGGCGAGTGTGA
- the purD gene encoding phosphoribosylamine--glycine ligase gives MKILVVGGGGREHALCWKLAQSARRPQIFCAPGNAGTGSLAKNIPIAAEDVAGLKAFATKERIDLTIVGPEAPLCAGIVDEFVSAGLRIFGPTKAAARIEGDKAYAKRLMREAGVPTAEARIFEPTQQELIFARRTKEGEDPPPKIDRGFDMAYRYVASRDEGVVVKASGLAAGKGVFVHEDPADALVTLERLMLKKELGEAGMKVVVEEILQGPEVSVLALVDGRNIYILESAADHKRLGEQDTGPNTGGMGAFSPSGLLTENDLAIIERDVFVPIIDALRREEIEYKGVLYAGMIITAGGPKVLEFNCRLGDPETQPLIMRLETDLIEAIDAVIDGQLDQIQLEWKRSAALCVVMASGGYPGPYDRGVPIEGLNAAAELPDVQVFHAGTARTPEGLTVSDGGRVLGVTALGEDVHQARQRAYEAVRAISFKGAVFRGDIGMRVSNR, from the coding sequence ATGAAAATACTGGTTGTCGGAGGCGGTGGGCGCGAACACGCCCTATGTTGGAAGCTGGCGCAATCGGCGCGCCGGCCGCAGATTTTTTGCGCCCCGGGAAATGCGGGCACCGGCTCTCTGGCAAAGAACATCCCCATCGCCGCCGAAGATGTCGCCGGCCTTAAGGCGTTCGCTACGAAGGAGCGGATAGACCTGACGATCGTCGGCCCGGAAGCGCCGCTATGTGCAGGAATTGTCGATGAGTTCGTGTCGGCAGGCCTTCGCATCTTCGGCCCCACCAAGGCAGCTGCTCGCATCGAGGGCGACAAAGCCTACGCCAAGCGACTCATGCGGGAGGCGGGCGTCCCCACGGCCGAAGCGCGCATTTTCGAACCGACGCAGCAGGAATTGATTTTCGCCAGGCGCACCAAGGAAGGAGAGGATCCCCCACCGAAGATCGATCGCGGCTTCGACATGGCTTATCGATATGTTGCATCACGCGACGAGGGCGTCGTCGTAAAGGCGAGTGGGCTCGCGGCTGGCAAGGGTGTTTTTGTCCACGAAGACCCGGCCGATGCACTCGTCACGCTCGAACGGTTGATGCTGAAAAAGGAACTGGGCGAAGCCGGCATGAAAGTCGTGGTCGAGGAAATCCTCCAGGGTCCCGAAGTCAGCGTCCTGGCACTCGTTGACGGTCGGAATATCTACATCCTCGAATCAGCCGCGGATCATAAGCGCCTCGGCGAGCAGGACACCGGCCCCAACACGGGCGGCATGGGTGCATTCAGTCCATCGGGGCTGCTGACCGAAAACGACCTCGCGATCATCGAACGCGATGTGTTCGTCCCGATCATTGACGCACTGCGGCGTGAGGAAATCGAATACAAGGGCGTGCTCTACGCTGGCATGATCATCACCGCCGGCGGACCCAAGGTGCTGGAATTCAACTGTCGATTGGGTGATCCCGAAACTCAGCCGCTGATCATGCGGCTCGAAACCGATTTGATTGAAGCAATTGACGCCGTGATCGACGGGCAGCTCGATCAGATTCAGCTTGAATGGAAGCGGTCCGCGGCCTTGTGCGTGGTCATGGCGTCCGGAGGATATCCGGGTCCCTATGACCGAGGTGTACCGATTGAAGGGCTGAACGCCGCCGCAGAGTTACCCGACGTGCAGGTGTTCCATGCCGGCACGGCGCGAACGCCCGAAGGTCTCACCGTCTCGGACGGCGGGCGCGTGCTCGGAGTCACGGCCCTGGGCGAAGATGTTCATCAGGCGCGTCAGCGTGCCTATGAAGCGGTGCGGGCGATTTCATTCAAGGGCGCGGTTTTCCGCGGTGACATCGGCATGCGGGTGTCAAATCGGTGA
- a CDS encoding STAS domain-containing protein codes for MAVKNWSENIIVGELQDDPLFSEDLNLIQEMIESRQNCNVVLDFANVNYLNSSNIAKLLKLRKHMLGSGSGKLRLCAINTGVWGVFLVTGLDKIFEFCDNVASGLASVQLEA; via the coding sequence ATGGCCGTCAAGAATTGGTCTGAGAACATCATCGTCGGCGAGTTGCAGGACGATCCGCTTTTTTCCGAAGATCTGAATCTGATTCAGGAAATGATCGAATCGCGACAGAATTGCAATGTCGTGCTGGACTTCGCCAACGTGAATTACCTGAACTCATCAAACATCGCCAAGTTGCTGAAGCTTCGCAAGCACATGCTGGGTTCGGGCAGCGGCAAGCTGCGTCTTTGCGCAATCAATACGGGCGTCTGGGGCGTGTTTCTCGTCACCGGTCTGGATAAGATTTTCGAATTCTGTGACAACGTCGCCAGTGGATTGGCGAGCGTTCAGCTCGAGGCCTGA
- a CDS encoding helix-hairpin-helix domain-containing protein: MFTETRDSLRNYINRAADSRSIAGEQRRRIERVRLVDVTYVAVALCLAAIGGIRGTPIGDRSDSSVEPRLADGVRRGINPNTASWSEIALLPGLGASVGKRVVEYRELRCSEAGGGTRAGHIFNGPVDLLAIRGIGSQTLARIGPFLTFE, from the coding sequence ATGTTCACTGAGACACGTGATTCGCTCCGGAATTACATCAATCGGGCCGCTGATTCCCGCTCGATTGCGGGGGAACAGCGCCGCCGGATCGAGCGAGTTCGCCTCGTGGATGTCACATATGTGGCAGTGGCGCTGTGTCTGGCCGCAATCGGGGGCATCAGAGGCACGCCGATCGGGGACCGAAGCGATTCGTCGGTCGAACCCCGGCTCGCGGACGGTGTGCGACGTGGAATCAACCCGAATACCGCGAGTTGGTCGGAAATTGCCTTGTTGCCGGGCCTTGGTGCGAGCGTGGGCAAGCGTGTTGTGGAATATCGGGAACTTCGTTGCTCCGAGGCGGGGGGCGGCACGAGGGCCGGCCACATTTTCAACGGTCCAGTCGATTTGCTGGCAATTCGCGGCATCGGGTCGCAGACGCTCGCCCGCATCGGGCCATTTCTGACTTTTGAATGA
- the rfbB gene encoding dTDP-glucose 4,6-dehydratase, with product MNGVSASQAGQQDGFSPKCVLVTGGAGFIGSNFIRHVLARTGETGGTRIINLDCLTYAGNLENLADVTADEPRYVFARADICETATVVALCHRHGVDAIVNFAAESHVDRSIEGAAPFIRTNVQGTLSLLEAARSCGNLRFLQVGTDEVYGSLGNEGLFSELTPLDPHSPYSASKAAADHLVSAFGTTYGLPVLITRCSNNYGPYQFPEKMIPLMINNARLDRPLPVYGDGRNVRDWLYVEDHCSAIWAALTKGRPGRTYNIGGSSERRNIDVVKAILRMMNKPESLITFVKDRPGHDYRYAIDCSRIESELGWRRTVTFEDGLQRTIQWYISNDAWLDRVTSGAYRDYYNRMYGSNG from the coding sequence GTGAACGGAGTCTCCGCATCTCAGGCAGGTCAGCAGGATGGTTTCTCGCCGAAGTGCGTTCTGGTCACCGGCGGAGCGGGATTCATCGGTTCGAATTTCATTCGCCATGTGCTTGCTCGAACCGGGGAAACCGGCGGCACCCGCATCATCAACCTCGACTGCCTCACCTACGCCGGAAATCTCGAAAATCTGGCGGACGTGACAGCCGATGAGCCGCGGTACGTCTTCGCCAGGGCGGATATCTGCGAGACGGCGACGGTGGTAGCGCTGTGTCACCGGCACGGTGTCGATGCGATCGTGAATTTTGCCGCGGAAAGCCATGTAGACCGGTCGATTGAAGGTGCGGCTCCCTTCATTCGCACCAACGTCCAGGGGACGCTGAGTCTGCTCGAAGCGGCGAGATCCTGCGGAAATCTGCGATTCCTTCAGGTCGGCACCGATGAAGTGTATGGTTCGCTCGGAAACGAAGGGCTGTTCTCCGAGCTGACGCCACTTGACCCGCACTCACCGTACAGTGCCAGTAAAGCGGCAGCTGATCATCTTGTCTCCGCCTTCGGCACGACGTACGGGCTTCCTGTCTTGATTACGCGATGCTCGAACAACTACGGACCCTATCAATTTCCTGAAAAGATGATCCCGCTCATGATCAATAATGCGCGACTGGATCGGCCGTTGCCCGTCTACGGAGACGGCCGCAACGTGCGGGATTGGCTGTACGTCGAGGATCATTGTTCGGCGATTTGGGCGGCATTGACGAAGGGAAGGCCGGGCCGCACCTACAATATAGGCGGCAGCAGCGAACGGCGGAACATCGATGTTGTCAAAGCCATCCTGCGAATGATGAACAAGCCGGAATCCCTGATCACATTCGTCAAGGATCGTCCCGGTCATGACTATCGGTACGCGATCGATTGTTCTCGAATCGAAAGCGAACTGGGCTGGAGACGAACGGTTACATTTGAAGACGGATTGCAGCGAACAATCCAGTGGTATATCTCAAATGATGCCTGGCTGGATCGAGTCACGTCGGGCGCTTACCGGGATTACTACAACAGGATGTATGGTTCAAACGGATGA
- a CDS encoding NTP transferase domain-containing protein, giving the protein MKGIVLAGGTGSRLWPLTKVTNKHLLPVGRMPMIYYPIEQLRGAGIEEILIVTGVEHMGDVVGLLGSGREFGVRFTYKVQDEAGGIAQALGLSENFAGGQKVFVILGDNITCDSLADEAIRFSKQSSGARVLLKEVTDPHRFGVAELRDDRIVGIEEKPSRPRSSYAVTGFYFYDADVFDMVRALKPSGRGELEITDVNNAYLQRGDLSHGFIRGWWSDAGTFESLARVNQLIEREGTA; this is encoded by the coding sequence ATAAAGGGCATTGTTCTGGCGGGCGGCACCGGATCGCGGTTGTGGCCGTTGACCAAGGTCACGAACAAACATCTGCTGCCGGTCGGTCGAATGCCGATGATCTACTACCCAATTGAACAGCTTCGGGGCGCGGGCATCGAGGAAATCCTGATCGTGACAGGCGTTGAACACATGGGAGATGTGGTCGGTCTGTTGGGTTCGGGCAGGGAATTCGGCGTTCGGTTTACCTACAAGGTCCAGGATGAGGCGGGTGGAATCGCTCAGGCGCTCGGGTTGTCTGAAAACTTTGCGGGCGGTCAGAAGGTCTTTGTGATTCTCGGTGACAACATCACCTGCGATTCTCTCGCGGACGAGGCCATCCGGTTTTCGAAGCAATCCAGCGGAGCACGCGTTCTTCTTAAGGAAGTCACCGATCCGCATCGCTTCGGCGTGGCGGAACTTCGTGATGACCGAATCGTTGGCATTGAAGAGAAGCCGAGCCGGCCACGGTCTTCCTATGCCGTCACGGGCTTTTATTTTTATGACGCGGACGTGTTCGACATGGTGCGCGCGCTGAAACCGTCGGGTCGGGGCGAATTGGAGATTACCGACGTAAACAATGCGTATCTTCAGCGGGGCGACTTATCGCACGGCTTCATCAGGGGCTGGTGGAGTGATGCCGGCACGTTTGAGTCCCTTGCGCGGGTGAATCAGTTGATTGAGCGGGAAGGGACAGCGTGA
- a CDS encoding alpha/beta hydrolase — protein sequence MKLLAGPSIAIACCFTGGGCIALTPYATILETVPRHEFVKVGEQWVHFERKGSGDSLILIHGFAGSTFSYRQVMDGLAKSFDVIAVDLNGFGYTERPFGAEPYSPRGQVALVTGLMDRLGVREAHVLGHSYGAGIAMLLAVQERNRVTSVIAVDGAGPRTGGSSGIPRELLPLASALIQTFVVSEDTVRRGLTSSVYRPQVVTDEFVSAYYSRIRIEGLGRAIEGLLGGSAGDPLDFAYRDVRQPALIIWGEHDNIIPISVGENLHKQLTGSQFVRFDQSGHLPMDEEPQKFVSTVTGFLNR from the coding sequence ATGAAGCTCCTTGCAGGTCCGTCTATCGCGATCGCGTGCTGCTTCACGGGCGGCGGCTGCATTGCTTTGACGCCGTATGCAACCATCCTTGAAACCGTACCGCGCCACGAGTTTGTGAAGGTCGGTGAGCAGTGGGTCCATTTCGAACGCAAGGGCAGCGGCGATTCACTGATTCTTATCCACGGCTTCGCGGGTTCCACCTTCTCATACCGGCAGGTCATGGACGGGCTCGCAAAATCCTTCGATGTGATCGCCGTCGACTTGAACGGCTTCGGATACACCGAGAGACCATTCGGTGCGGAACCCTACTCGCCGCGGGGCCAGGTCGCGCTGGTCACCGGACTGATGGATCGCCTCGGCGTTCGCGAAGCGCACGTTCTAGGGCACTCGTATGGCGCGGGCATTGCGATGCTGTTGGCGGTGCAGGAGCGCAATCGTGTGACGTCCGTCATTGCGGTCGATGGCGCCGGGCCGCGCACGGGCGGTTCATCAGGTATTCCGAGAGAACTGCTGCCGCTGGCATCCGCGCTGATTCAGACATTCGTAGTCAGCGAGGACACAGTCCGGCGGGGACTGACTTCCAGTGTCTATCGACCTCAGGTCGTCACGGATGAGTTCGTTTCGGCATACTATTCGCGGATTCGCATCGAGGGTCTGGGCCGAGCGATCGAGGGACTTCTCGGAGGTTCCGCCGGCGATCCACTTGATTTTGCCTATCGCGATGTGAGGCAGCCCGCCTTGATCATCTGGGGTGAGCACGACAACATCATCCCGATTTCCGTCGGTGAGAATCTTCACAAGCAACTGACTGGATCTCAGTTCGTGCGCTTCGATCAGTCGGGTCATCTGCCGATGGATGAAGAACCGCAGAAATTCGTCAGCACGGTCACCGGGTTTCTGAATCGGTAA
- a CDS encoding helix-turn-helix domain-containing protein: MKPVVSPKDLAYAIGVSESSIKRWVDDGLIVATKTSGGHRRIAIDEVLRFIRQSQTPIVHPDVLGLPPEASSSAQDVPVEKTDENLLQALLTGDAPRARGLLLSLYLRGHSVASICDGPLSAAMSKIGELWKHRNGDGIFLEHRASDICIQALSRIRSMFEPPADGAVAIGGAPPGDSHLLSSLATSVVLASDGFRAINLGPDTPIHSFLTAVETHKPTFVWVSISIAQNPRTLSSQMAQLASELQSLGVHLALGGVAAGEVKISPDRGVFVGRSMMELVAFATGLNLSGGIH, translated from the coding sequence GTGAAACCTGTTGTCTCTCCGAAAGATCTGGCTTATGCCATTGGCGTGAGCGAGTCTTCGATCAAACGGTGGGTTGATGATGGACTCATCGTCGCCACAAAAACCAGCGGGGGACATCGGCGAATCGCGATCGACGAGGTTCTGCGTTTCATTCGTCAAAGCCAGACCCCGATTGTTCATCCCGACGTTCTGGGATTGCCCCCCGAAGCCAGCAGCTCGGCCCAGGATGTGCCAGTCGAAAAAACCGACGAAAACCTCTTACAGGCCCTGCTGACCGGCGACGCGCCGCGCGCTCGAGGGCTGCTGCTTTCGCTTTATCTGCGCGGTCACTCCGTCGCATCAATCTGTGACGGGCCGCTGTCCGCCGCCATGTCGAAGATCGGTGAGTTGTGGAAGCATCGAAACGGAGACGGGATCTTCCTGGAGCATCGTGCTTCGGATATTTGCATTCAGGCACTCTCAAGAATCCGATCGATGTTCGAGCCGCCGGCTGACGGTGCCGTAGCGATTGGCGGCGCACCGCCAGGCGATTCCCATCTGCTCTCATCACTGGCAACATCGGTCGTACTCGCGTCAGATGGTTTTCGAGCGATAAACCTGGGTCCCGATACGCCCATCCATTCCTTTCTGACGGCCGTTGAGACCCACAAACCGACATTTGTCTGGGTCAGCATCAGTATCGCGCAGAATCCGAGGACGCTCAGTTCGCAAATGGCTCAACTGGCAAGTGAACTGCAATCGTTGGGCGTGCATCTGGCATTGGGGGGCGTTGCGGCCGGTGAGGTTAAGATATCGCCGGATCGAGGTGTCTTTGTCGGCCGATCCATGATGGAACTCGTTGCATTCGCGACCGGACTGAACCTCTCAGGTGGCATTCACTGA
- a CDS encoding arginyltransferase codes for MDKPYNDSNDSADATHGIRLHLYVGEAQPCAYLPGRAATNEFVYLDGLGSSVYQNLMDLGFRRSGDVAYRPRCDGCVECVPIRVPVNDFKATRSQRRSVRKNRDVRISITRPQASDEKWDMYRSYLAEQHDGTMSDDRESFERFLYRSPIDTIEMTYHIDGDLVGVGILDVTPSCLSSVYFYFDPNHSRRSLGVFSVIMEIEECRRRGLPYWYGGYHVAECQRMAYKADFRPNERLGADSRWHRE; via the coding sequence ATGGACAAGCCATACAACGACTCGAATGACTCGGCGGACGCGACGCACGGGATTCGCCTGCACCTTTACGTGGGAGAGGCTCAGCCGTGCGCTTACCTTCCTGGCCGCGCTGCGACCAACGAGTTTGTGTACCTCGATGGACTCGGTTCGAGTGTTTACCAGAATCTGATGGACCTCGGGTTTCGTCGAAGCGGCGACGTCGCCTATCGACCGCGCTGCGACGGGTGCGTCGAGTGCGTGCCGATTCGGGTGCCGGTGAATGACTTCAAGGCCACCCGATCGCAGCGCCGATCGGTCCGCAAGAATCGTGACGTTCGGATTTCGATCACGCGGCCTCAGGCATCAGACGAGAAGTGGGACATGTACCGCTCGTACCTCGCGGAACAGCACGATGGAACGATGAGCGATGATCGTGAGTCGTTCGAGCGATTTCTCTACCGGTCCCCCATCGACACGATTGAAATGACTTACCATATCGATGGCGACCTGGTCGGTGTCGGCATTCTTGATGTCACCCCTTCCTGCCTGTCTTCCGTTTACTTCTACTTCGATCCGAACCATTCCCGCCGCAGCCTTGGCGTGTTTTCGGTGATCATGGAGATTGAAGAATGCCGCCGGCGCGGGCTGCCGTACTGGTACGGCGGATACCATGTCGCGGAGTGTCAGCGAATGGCCTACAAGGCCGATTTTCGTCCGAATGAGCGGCTTGGAGCCGACAGTCGGTGGCATCGGGAGTGA
- a CDS encoding HDOD domain-containing protein has translation MMHSETLESIKRSASLPSIPIIATRCYEMTQDPNCDYNKLVDLLTTDPGIAASVLRLANSPLFGVTRQVSSLKQAISLLGVKRIRELVLVRYLVQKTEEIPSDKIDINYYWRLSLTTAILTAKFADALAPQFRDEAFMGGLLADVGVIVLARSLPKQYGPIAAKYQPHESEDWIQGEYNLMGVTHGEVTAMVLEQWNLPQTLVQAVKYHHASPADIPADCTGAVLARIINGSSTIAKVLSQASNSTSAVESCKTAMDRVDLDVAVLIRALDGIEEEIERMAQLLGVDVLNSKVFSLICKQLVSHLEQASAVAS, from the coding sequence ATGATGCACTCGGAGACTCTTGAATCGATCAAGCGATCGGCCTCGTTGCCGTCGATTCCGATTATCGCGACGCGCTGCTACGAGATGACGCAGGACCCGAACTGCGACTACAACAAGCTGGTGGATCTGCTTACGACGGATCCCGGAATCGCGGCCAGCGTGCTGCGTCTGGCGAATTCGCCGCTGTTTGGCGTGACGCGCCAAGTCAGCTCGCTGAAGCAGGCGATCTCGCTGCTCGGCGTGAAGCGCATCCGAGAACTGGTGCTGGTGCGATATCTCGTTCAGAAGACCGAGGAAATCCCCTCGGACAAGATCGATATCAATTATTACTGGCGGCTGTCCCTGACGACGGCAATCCTCACGGCCAAGTTTGCCGACGCGCTGGCGCCACAATTCCGCGATGAGGCGTTCATGGGCGGCCTGCTCGCGGACGTGGGTGTCATTGTTTTGGCACGTTCTCTTCCGAAGCAGTACGGACCCATCGCGGCGAAGTATCAGCCGCATGAATCCGAGGACTGGATACAGGGCGAGTACAATCTAATGGGGGTGACGCACGGCGAAGTCACCGCGATGGTGCTCGAACAATGGAACCTGCCGCAGACGCTTGTGCAGGCGGTCAAGTATCATCATGCCTCACCGGCCGACATCCCGGCCGACTGCACGGGCGCTGTTCTCGCTCGAATCATCAACGGGTCGAGTACCATCGCCAAGGTACTGTCGCAGGCGAGCAACTCCACTTCGGCCGTCGAATCCTGCAAAACAGCGATGGATCGCGTGGACCTTGATGTGGCGGTGCTCATTCGCGCGCTCGACGGCATTGAGGAGGAGATTGAACGCATGGCCCAGCTTCTGGGCGTCGACGTGCTGAACAGCAAGGTGTTCAGTCTGATCTGCAAGCAGCTTGTGTCCCATCTCGAGCAGGCCTCAGCGGTTGCAAGCTGA
- a CDS encoding glycosyltransferase → MLTVNYCSAQELRGLAASLRRHAGGLPIELIVTNNSPEQPVEPAGDLRSDQQLTVEILESENVGFGSGINLAYRKSRGDIIFIANPDVRVAENTLTRAESFLRTNDDVGVLMPRLRYPDGEIQPSIRRFYTWPVVLYARSPLRGIGPPPRFFREYLMEFADRDRQQDVDWGLGAAMFLRRAEIERLTANSNAPGRGPFDERFFLYFEDVDLCCRVWQKGRRVVYLPEIECVHDHRRSSRRPLSRAGWHHFKSLIQFVAKYHGLPNCRR, encoded by the coding sequence GTGCTCACCGTCAACTATTGCTCCGCACAGGAGTTGCGCGGTCTGGCGGCATCGCTGCGACGACACGCCGGCGGATTGCCGATTGAACTCATTGTCACGAACAACTCACCGGAACAGCCCGTCGAGCCCGCGGGCGACCTGAGAAGCGATCAGCAACTGACGGTTGAGATTCTGGAATCCGAGAACGTTGGCTTTGGTTCCGGAATCAACCTGGCGTACCGTAAATCGCGAGGCGATATCATTTTCATCGCGAATCCCGATGTCCGAGTCGCCGAAAACACGCTGACACGCGCCGAGTCTTTTCTTCGCACGAATGACGATGTCGGCGTGTTGATGCCGCGGCTTCGATATCCTGATGGCGAAATTCAGCCTTCGATCCGCAGGTTCTACACCTGGCCGGTCGTGCTGTATGCACGCTCGCCGTTACGCGGCATCGGCCCGCCGCCGCGATTCTTTCGCGAGTATCTGATGGAATTCGCCGACCGCGATCGACAGCAGGATGTTGATTGGGGCCTGGGTGCCGCCATGTTTCTGCGGCGAGCGGAGATTGAGCGACTGACCGCGAATTCAAACGCGCCCGGCCGCGGTCCATTTGATGAGCGATTCTTCCTGTACTTCGAGGATGTCGATTTATGTTGCCGAGTATGGCAAAAAGGTCGGCGAGTTGTCTATCTGCCCGAGATCGAGTGCGTTCACGATCATCGGCGCTCCAGCCGGCGACCGCTCTCCAGAGCCGGTTGGCATCACTTCAAGAGTCTGATTCAGTTCGTCGCGAAGTACCACGGGCTGCCAAATTGCCGGCGCTGA
- a CDS encoding glycosyltransferase family 2 protein, with protein MAEPIATVVIPNYNGMRFLPRLIDSLNSQSESRFKVTIVDDGSSDESVEYLRQTHGRIHLIVNERNLGFTGSCNAGMRAARSPFVVLLNNDTHVDSDWMAQGLQAFDSADVASVASLVVMADPPHLIDTAGDVYSVAGGAVKRNHLMPRETAGGLSRDCFSASGASAFFRRDCVERVGLLDEAFESYYEDVDLGFRLAHAGYRCRFAPRSICYHHLSSSYSPTGWRYHFNSARNAEIVWQADLPQTLQHRHRHARRLFLMLQGANKLRQGCFRAWYAGRRAAKSSSSWIAAKRLQSNADDPARIALIESRLTKNWWGLHVFSRFTKNALVGGTTE; from the coding sequence ATGGCTGAGCCGATCGCGACCGTCGTCATTCCAAATTATAACGGCATGCGGTTTCTGCCGCGCCTTATCGATTCTCTCAATTCACAGTCCGAATCCCGGTTCAAAGTTACCATAGTTGACGATGGCTCTAGCGATGAGAGCGTGGAGTATCTCCGTCAAACGCATGGCCGGATCCATCTGATTGTAAATGAACGCAATCTGGGGTTTACCGGGTCGTGTAATGCTGGAATGCGCGCGGCCCGCTCTCCCTTCGTGGTCTTGCTCAATAATGACACACACGTCGATTCAGACTGGATGGCGCAAGGACTGCAAGCCTTTGATTCGGCGGATGTCGCGTCGGTTGCTTCGCTCGTCGTGATGGCGGATCCGCCGCATCTGATCGACACTGCCGGCGATGTCTATTCAGTTGCAGGCGGGGCGGTGAAGCGAAACCATCTCATGCCGCGCGAGACGGCCGGTGGCTTGAGTCGCGATTGCTTCTCGGCCAGTGGTGCATCGGCGTTTTTTCGACGCGACTGCGTCGAGCGCGTCGGCCTCCTTGATGAAGCGTTTGAAAGTTATTATGAGGATGTCGATCTCGGCTTTCGTCTCGCCCATGCGGGATATCGATGCCGATTCGCGCCGCGCTCCATTTGCTATCACCATTTGAGTTCTTCGTACAGCCCGACCGGTTGGCGATATCATTTCAACAGCGCACGCAATGCCGAAATCGTCTGGCAGGCGGATTTGCCTCAGACGCTTCAGCATCGACACCGCCACGCCCGGCGGCTCTTTCTCATGCTGCAGGGCGCAAACAAGCTGCGACAGGGATGCTTTCGAGCATGGTATGCGGGACGACGGGCGGCCAAATCGTCGTCCTCATGGATCGCAGCCAAGCGGCTTCAGAGCAATGCCGATGACCCGGCACGAATTGCCTTGATCGAGTCGCGGCTCACCAAAAATTGGTGGGGGCTCCATGTCTTTTCGCGTTTCACTAAGAATGCGCTGGTCGGGGGCACGACGGAATGA